Genomic DNA from Octopus bimaculoides isolate UCB-OBI-ISO-001 chromosome 3, ASM119413v2, whole genome shotgun sequence:
TCTTTCCCTCTCTAGTTCAAAACTTTCGGTTTATCAATGACGATGTTGACACAGGGACAAGTAGATTAGATGAAATTGACTTGGAGACAAGTAGATGTAAGCAtaaagcatttaaactggctatatctcacccaaatattctacctgttataTGTTCAAGCTGGCtggatccaacctctcacacctaacatacaatgtcattctgaatatGGATAATCACATCAGTGAAATGTTGAAgacatgagataatgcatggttttaattcaaaactttgcGAATAAATctacattacatttgacagtgatttgaatgctaaaagaatTAACAGCTGCTGTCTATGGGAATTCTTGTATACTGATGACTCCAGACACGGTAAAAcctaaaagtaaatttattacaGACTAAAACTGTGTTAAACATGAAAGAAAAGTCTCTTGACTGAAGGCAAATCTCTTAAATCAAGTAAATGTATTCAATGTGAACTATAGATGCACAACACAAAGCATAGTGGGATGGTAAGCAGTCTGATAAAAAAGGGAAACTTCATATGTAACAGATGCATAGCAGCAGTCAGTTATAAGACTACTTGTGAAATGGATTCTTTCATATGCTTGGAAACATctctagaagtagttaatagtctTTGTTACCAAAATGGTGTAATCAGTAGTGGAGATGGCTCTTCTGAAAGTATAgtaatctgaataagaacagctGGAAAAAGTTAAGATGCTGTGACATTTACTGGTATGGGTTTCTCTATGAAAGTAAAGGGTAGATTGATGCTTATATACAAAGTGCAATACTGCTGCATAGAAGCACTGTGGACATTCAATACAGCAGATTTGCaaaggctagaaagaaatgagCCAGGCACTTGCTGCTGAGTGTGTAATGTTCATGTGCAcaaagaactgagaaaaaaatatatgaggaatcaaatgtgtacaagagagaagactccTCTGGTACAGCATGTGATTGACACGAAAGATGTcggctgtataaagaagtgccaagtgCCCCAAATTGGTGGAGTCCATGGTAGAGGGGAGACAAAGTAGTGACAACTAATCTCCTGAAGGAGTTGACTAAGGATCATGGCGAGTGGTGATATGTCATGCTAGAGAAGATGcacctgtagtaacgccgtgcgcatgcgtggaattcaacaaccaagctttcccgcttcattctgcctctttcttgctggccagcgattgagcatggacgtgtttagctgtctctctccatcttttgaacttacgctcgacagctcgcttacatctacataccaacgtcccaacaaccatgctcacacacacagaagacataACAgtaaacaagagctaaagatgtatatatattccaccttaaataaatgttgtttaagttgatagtctggagttcagcgttccgttatattcttaatattatataggaaagtcaggtatacatctaatgatgtataacccactttcctatacacCTATCTGCACAGACGTTGCCAAACGGATGTTAAAAATGTTGAGGATGGGGAAAAAGAGATAAAGGAAAAGCAGAAGAAGAAAGGCTATTGGGTACCATAGGGATGAAGGATGGGTGAGAGAGGCTTGAAAGAAGAGGGTCTGTAGAGACGGGAGAAGAGCACgcaaagaaaattatatcttaaatatgtgcaaatattgtttttttatttagtttggtatatttatatgcacagttaggaagggcatccagctgtagaaactctgccaaatcagactggagcctggtgtagccatctggttcaccagtcctcagtcaaatcgtccaacccatactagcatggaaagcggacgttaaaagacGACTACAGTATTTTAGTCATGTTAGAAGGCCAATGAAAGGTAACCTAGATGGTCATGTAAAGAGAGCCAAtgtaaaaatgacatttgaagtGATATGTAAGGTAATaataggggtaaaaaaaaaagcatccctTTAAGAACAGCAATGCATGTATCTGAGAAATAATTTAAACTACCCATAGTTTTAGATTTTCTTGTGTAATTAGTTGTCACATGAGTAGGCCACTTGTTTGCGTAATAGTTCATTTATAAACTTGATAATGTGCTTATgatatcagaaaatatttatggTTTGTCTTTGAAGGTGGTCGAACTGCAAATAGTGTTGTAGAAGCTGCCAAGAAATATCTGTCTAATATGATATCTCAACGAAcacgtggtggcggtggtggcagtagcagtggtggtggcagcagtggtggacATAAGGtttgtatttattgaaataatcttTGTTGGTTTTGGCTTGATTTTGTTTAcagtatttaaaattaaaattaggaGTAATCTATTTCTGGAACTTTCTTACAGTGTTTCAAAATAAACTAAATTCTAAGATGTTTGAAATGCaatcttttcaattttttaaatgtaattagaAAGCAATTTTGGTCTTTGTAACCAAAAACTGTCCTTGAATTGCTTGTGCTACATTCctaataatttctctctctctggaccTTCCTTTAATTGCAACCAGATTTTGCAGGGTAaaaaagatagaaacagaaagtgAGATATCAACTGTCTCACACAGCCCTTGCCACTGATTAAAACGAAATAAGTATTTTCATaagacacacaaccacatatttatAGGAGAGAAATAAGGTTGTTGTTAAAACATCTCTGAAAAGCACTCTCATAATGAATTTTTATGTAGAgatcaaatatcaaaataatttctcTGAATAGACTTTAACCATTTAAGCCATTTAGATTTTGTGGTTACGGGAAAATCTTATGTATAGTCTAATTaccatatttaaaatttatctttttgtgttttatatatttaacaactAAAATGTTTCAGTCATATAGTTAAAGTGTAACTTGAAGCAGCTgttaattaattaagcaaatttATCATCATGTAAACTACAATACGTAACTAATTGTTCAGATTTCATAATTTAATGATTAAAACTGAAGCTAATTTTTTTGTTACTGGTCGCTagattatgttttcttttacatatctTGCATTAAATGTTTGCTATTTGACTTTATATAACTATTATCCATCAAAGTGTCATTATCATTTGATTAATGAAGCAGGAGATGGTTATGATTAATTTTCATGCTTTGCAGCTGCAATTCAAAACCAGGTTATCGACTCTATATTCCAAAACTTTACATCTTTATGCTATCCATAACATTACTTTCCTCATATTAAAGGTCTCAGTTGCTTGTAAATTCTTCATTGCATgaagaaatattgtttcaaattgaAGTTTTGTGTAAAACAATTCAGTTTACATTGAACTGAGTTACTGTTCTCCTTAGATAAGTGTATCTAATTGAAATCTGTGTACTCCTTGTTCTTATCAATAATATCACCTGTGTTGGAGATGTTAAACTGTTACAATAAACATCATAAACTATCACTTGTGTCTACTCTTAACCCAAGAAGCATTTCACTGGTTACTTACACAAGTTTCACTTCACATCCAAAATCTAACACACATGATCAGATCACttcaatcaatatttttgtcAGTTCTGTATGGCTGGGAGTAGCCAAACAATGAATAAGGAACTATATGAACAGCAGAGCAAATAATAACATTTTTGGCCTTTTATGTTCAAGCCCCAATGGGATTTGAATTTTGCCCTCAAGGTAGAGAAGTACCCATAACACAATGAAGACAGTACAATTCATTGTGAAAATTAGTTTATTTAAGCAAAAGGATATATCTTTACTGGATCTTGGTATAAacggttttatttatttctctcatttcagACAGGCAGTGCTGATGATGTTATTGAGCTTACAGATTCCAACTTTGAAGAGATGGTATTGAAGAGTGATGATATGTGGCTGGTTGAGTTCTTTGCTCCTTGGTGTGGCCATTGCAAGAATCTTGCACCTCAGTGGCAAAGTGCAGCTACtgaattgaaaggcaaagttaagtTAGGTGCTCTCGATGCTACTGTCCACACATTAACTTCTGAGAAATATGGTGTAAGTGTTTAATTTTTATATCCTCTATTCATCTTCTGTTGTAGCAAGGGATAGTCAAATGATGAACATCCGAGAAACCAGCTTTCCACATGCTAGTCTATTAAAACCTTTTAACCATGAGATCATTTGTGCTTAGTCTTGCTAGTTAATGAGACACTACCATTTAGTTTTTCAATGCTTACTACAATAAACTTTATTTCCTCATGCTACTTGTAAACAATTCAGTGTCTAGAATGCATCAGctgaaaattgtttttgttattgagaaacatatattttctcattacTTGGCTTCTTATCAAGTAATTGACTAATTTATGTTGTTTTTGGTTTATATGAAGTGTATGTTTTTTAAGAATATAGTGATTGCGTAATTGTATTATTATAATGACTATAGTGCACCTGACCTAGGTACATTACTATTGCTCTAGTTTGTCTGAATTTGAACAAATTTGTCTCTAATCATaaatgtgtgtttctttttctttcagatcCGTGGTTTCCCAACAATTAAGTTCTTCCCAGCTGGTGTGAAAGATGGTTCTGCTCAAGAATATGATGGTGGCCGGACATCTAGTGATATAGTTGCTTGGTCATTGGAAAAAGTAGCTGAGAATGTCCCTGCACCACCAGTCAATGAGGTAAGCTCACTTTATTTTCTAGCATATATTGAATGATTTATGTTTGCAACTTGGAAGTTAGGAATGCATGACAAAATATTTAACTACTAACAGTTGACAATTACTTTATCTAAAAACCTGTTGATTTAAGCATATTGTTTATTTGAAACGTGCTGCAAGAAAATCAATTTATAATACTTCAAAATTGTTTTTGTCAATCAGGTTCACTGTATTGAACTTACAAACTTTATAGTTCGATTTTTGTAAAtcttctaaatttatattttctttaatagaaACTTGCTATGAGGTTTAaagaacttattttttttaatacaagctTTATTCAAAAAAAGGCTGTTCTTTATTAAATAATTGAGAGTGACTTGGgtatctaatatttttttaatactaataTTATGTGTTGTCTTCAGGTAATTACTGCCAGTGTGCTCAAAGATGCTTGTGAGAAAAGCCAGCTGTGTGTAATTTCCATCTTACCAGTCATCTATGATTGCCAGTCAGAGTgtagaaacaattttatttccaTAGTGGaaaaaatgtcagaaaaataCAAGCGAAATCTTTgggggtaattttttttttttttttttccctctaacTTTGATATGTGTAATGTCTCTAATCTCTCTAACCTTTCTTGCTATGTTAGTTTCTTCAATGCATAACATCTATGGGGAGGAAAAGACTGAGttcacacaaacaaaacattcCTTTTGATCAGCAGTGcataattcaaaatttcatttcccTGTCTTGAATTAAAATAGACTGGATTTGTCGCCTTTTATTTTCACCTGTTAGTCGGAAGTTTTGTGTGGTTTTACActcttgagaaaatattttaagttttgagattttatataaatgtaacttCTTGAGAAAATTTTGCAGTATGTTTTGTCAAAAcattattaattacaatcatTGTTATAGTGTTAATGATTTGggatgacagacaaaatactttgtactTAAAACTTCATCtctgttttctgagttcaaatcctgctgggctTCAGATGATTTCATTCTtctagaattgataaaataactaccattctaattatattattgatataatgaaTTTATACCCTCTCCCCAAATTCAAACACTCTGCCTCTTAGCAGAACATTTTACATAtctaaaaaaaatgcaataatcTCTGTGAATCTTTTCAATGTATGCTGGCGTAGAAAGCCTATGCTTCAAATTAATCTTGCTTTTCTAATgataattttttacttatttaacaTCTGAATTTTTCCTGTACTCATAACAGTAATTTTGAACTATATTTCTCCTCTTCACTTCTCTTAATTTTAAtcctcttttttattttctctttcagatGGGTTTGGGCTGAAGCTGGATCCCAACCCCAGTTAGAAGAAGCATTTGGTATTGGAGGGTTTGGCTACCCTGTGAGTAATTTGACTTATTATTTCAACATCAACTTTTGATTAAAATCTCTTTCAAAACTCTTGTgtggaaaaatatacattaacGCATTATACCACCAAAAAATTCGTAGACCTATCAATTGCATTCAAGATGTCAACAGCTTACTTTTGATAAATGAAATCTTTGTATTAACTATGAATAGAGTACATGCAAGATAAACACTGCTAAGCATCAGCTGCTTGTGATGACAGTGGAAGATAACCATGTTAAAGGAAGATCATGAATGCAGATCTGGGAATGTTAGTGCATGTTATCAAAATAATACAGTTTGCATGTCAATTTAAAGAGTTAGGCAAAACGGTATTTGCTACAAGTTAATTTATCTAAAAGTAAAGTTATTGATAAAACATTGCTGGGTAAAATTTATACATGTTTAGACGTTTGTTTTCAGGCAATGGTTGCTTTGAACTATCGTAGTATGAAATATTCTCCACTTAAAGGATCATTCTCAGCATCAGGGTTGAATGAATTTTTCAGGTAAGttgaaaccaatttattttgGGTGAGATGGATTTTGTTGATATAATTATACATCGTATCAGTGTGGAAATCTGAGCTTGTAGGTTTTTAATTATCCAGATCAGCTACAAAGTACATTGCTCGTTTTCAATagaaataaaggagaaatataatAGTCAGTAATGGGGGGTGGGggtcttttttgttattttaaaatttattttgtgttacTATGTGAACAAGTTAGCATCATGCAAAGTGTAATAAAAACTAATTTGGACATTTACACTACACTAGTTACAGTCAGACTCATGTCTTAACATTTCTTAAGCTTTTTTTCCTCCCCTGCTGATGTTTAATGATGTTTTACAGAGACTTGCTGTATGGAAAGTCTTCAACTGTTCCACTTCGAAATGCCAAACTACCTGAAATTTTGAATATTGATGCATGGGATGGGCAAGACAAAGAAGTATGTatatcatttctgttttattccaTAATTATATTGTTACCtcaagtttgaaatatttttagataaaatGTCCTAGTTTAAATGCAGTTGgcttaataaaatatacattagttGGAAAATGAAGTAAGTATTTAGAAATTTATACTTTGTGTTGTATTCTCTCAGCAAATAAAAAGCAAGATATTAAACTTATGTGTAAAATTAAAAAGATCTTGTATATGGTGCAAGTAAGTTACTGCCTAGAATCACCCTACCATTAGTGAGTACTATAAGTATAAGGTAATAGGTAACAGTGTgtgtaacatgtatgtatacacaaacctTGAACAATGTTGGCTTGCATTCGTCTATTAATTATTGAGGCAGTGAGGttgcaggatcattagcacactagatcaaatgcttagcaacatatgttctggtttcaaattttgctgagttTGATTTTCATTCTCTTGGGGTCAATGGAGTAAGTAttggttgaacactggggttgatgttgttGACTAAGcccttcaccaaaatttcaggtcgaagggcaaccagctgtagaaactctgccaaatcagattggagcctggtgtatccacttggttcaccagtcctcagtcaaatcgtccaacccatgctagcatggaaagcagacgttaaatgatgatgatgatgatgtgcctatagtagaacatATTGTTGTGAATATAGCTAACAATCAGATTGTCATATTAcacttaaaaatgtttttaaagttaATAATTTAGAGATAAGACTAAAAACTGTACAAATGCATCTGCTGCTCCCTTTGTCTCCAGTACCCATGTAAGATTTTCTAATGCTGAACTGGGTAAGGTGTTTAGCATAGAGTATGGAAATTGCATAGTAATATGCATGAGTGAGCTATGTGGCCTTAATTTGAAGAGGTCTTGATCAGCTAGCTGGTTCAGAAAAGGCCATTATTGAAGTGAGATGAGATGGATGTAAAGGTATATCTGTAGGCTAAAAATTAAgattatcttttcttttgtggcatttccttttttttttttttttttttttttgagaagtgTTGAGATTATCTGTCCCTCTTTTTGAAGCCGAGATAATTTCAAATCAATCAAAAATCTGTATTATGCTATGTATTTGCTGTCTGTTTTGTACGTTATGCTTATGCCAAGAGAGGTAATAACACGAATATAAGAAagatggatctattttaaaacgggggccacatttttcattaatgttttacatagtgtttttggtacggaaagactttcaaacttcgtatacttatctattttgtgttatagaacagaaaaatatttttgtattcgaatttatttcatgtaaaaaattgtcttatttagataatttcaaccaatcactgacaagtattcagttgtttatatttactcctttggctgattaagcgatgtaaagcgtatttaatctccatactttcattttatttgcttttttcattttaaatttgctttaaccctaaccttagggttagggttaattgtttcagaatcgtttgtttatgtagtcggcacttaatgtatatcggctgaatggacgtctgattggttgaaattacagaaatacaactttaacatggaataactgatggatttcttttttttttaagaagactaagagaaaaagatgttttatatgacacattctaccagtgttgcaagtttcaaagtgtttcgttaatgaaaaatgtggcccccgttttaaaaaagatccagaaaGATTTCTATTCTGCATTTGTGAGTTGAAATCACAGGCACAGTCAAAATGTTTAACATAGTGAAACAATgtcatgaaaatttataaaattatgcatTTAAAGATATATTGATTGATAGTTACATTAAAGTGAAATAACTTTAGTAAATAGCTGTGGATGTTACTTTTATCGTTCTCCTGTTCCAGACCAAAAGCTGTAGCTATGCTTGGGCACtgcgataattttttttttttttaaatacttcacaGTATTATGAGAGTAGACAGATACAGAGGGGAATGCAGACATGGTAGTTAATTAGCTAGGTAGCTACATTGGCGAATTTACAGATATGCTGatagatatatcaatagatatggaactgaactgaaatgaaaataaattggtaTATAACTTTCATTTAGCCTTGGTGGTTGGACAGTAAAAGATGTAGTTTTATAATTTCCCTTATCCTTCGATTTAGCTTGCAATGAGCACTTCTTAATACTGTccatatattgtgaagtatacttaaaaacatactttataagaaaatttctttctctctctctctctctatctatatatatatatatatatatatatatatatatatatNNNNNNNNNNNNNNNNNNNNNNNNNNNNNNNNNNNNNNNNNNNNNNNNNNNNNNNNNNNNNNNNNNNNNNNNNNNNNNNNNNNNNNNNNNNNNNNNNNNNNNNNNNNNNNNNNNNNNNNNNNNNNNNNNNNNNNNNNNNNNNNNNNNNNNNNNNNNNNNNNNNNNNNNNNNNNNNNNNNNNNNNNNNNNNNNNNNNNNNNNNNNNNNNNNNNNNNNNNNNNNNNNNNNNNNNNNNNNNNNNNNNNNNNNNNNNNNNNNNNNNNNNNNNNNNNNNNNNNNNNNNNNNNNNNNNNNNNNNNNN
This window encodes:
- the LOC106876676 gene encoding protein disulfide-isomerase A6 homolog isoform X1, whose translation is MEALPLSCFLLLFFGAAVYSNPIELTPDNFQSKVVNSDSLWIVMFYAPWCGHCQSFKPEFAKAAEILKGIVKLGQLDADAHRGMAGEYGIQGFPTIKVFGQHKSKPEDYQGGRTANSVVEAAKKYLSNMISQRTRGGGGGSSSGGGSSGGHKTGSADDVIELTDSNFEEMVLKSDDMWLVEFFAPWCGHCKNLAPQWQSAATELKGKVKLGALDATVHTLTSEKYGIRGFPTIKFFPAGVKDGSAQEYDGGRTSSDIVAWSLEKVAENVPAPPVNEVITASVLKDACEKSQLCVISILPVIYDCQSECRNNFISIVEKMSEKYKRNLWGWVWAEAGSQPQLEEAFGIGGFGYPAMVALNYRSMKYSPLKGSFSASGLNEFFRDLLYGKSSTVPLRNAKLPEILNIDAWDGQDKELPQEEDIDLSDVELDDLDSKPKSEL
- the LOC106876676 gene encoding protein disulfide-isomerase A6 homolog isoform X2 produces the protein MFYAPWCGHCQSFKPEFAKAAEILKGIVKLGQLDADAHRGMAGEYGIQGFPTIKVFGQHKSKPEDYQGGRTANSVVEAAKKYLSNMISQRTRGGGGGSSSGGGSSGGHKTGSADDVIELTDSNFEEMVLKSDDMWLVEFFAPWCGHCKNLAPQWQSAATELKGKVKLGALDATVHTLTSEKYGIRGFPTIKFFPAGVKDGSAQEYDGGRTSSDIVAWSLEKVAENVPAPPVNEVITASVLKDACEKSQLCVISILPVIYDCQSECRNNFISIVEKMSEKYKRNLWGWVWAEAGSQPQLEEAFGIGGFGYPAMVALNYRSMKYSPLKGSFSASGLNEFFRDLLYGKSSTVPLRNAKLPEILNIDAWDGQDKELPQEEDIDLSDVELDDLDSKPKSEL